Proteins found in one Sporosarcina jeotgali genomic segment:
- the serS gene encoding serine--tRNA ligase → MLDRKVLRTDFEGVKKKLAVRGEDISELDKFPALDERRRELLAKVEVLKAERNEVSQKVAEMKRNKEDADELVLKMRKVGEDIKAYDTELNEIEEQLDYVLMRIPNIPHESVPVGDSEDDNVEVLKWGETPEFSFEPKPHWEIGTDLKILEFERAGKVTGSRFVFYRGMGARLERALINFMMDLHQDENGYEEMLPPYLVNRASLTGTGQLPKFEEDAFLVEKEDYFMIPTSEVPVTNFYRDEILNADMLPKAFAAYSTNFRSEAGSAGRDTRGLIRQHQFNKVELVRFVKPEDSYDELEKLTGHAEKVLQMLELPYRKLKMCTADLGFTAAKKYDLEVWIPAQNAYREISSCSNFEDFQARRANIRFRREAKGKPEYLHTLNGSGLAIGRTVAALLENNQQEDGSVLIPKVLRPYMGGKEYITAAE, encoded by the coding sequence ATGTTAGACAGAAAAGTGTTGCGTACAGACTTTGAAGGTGTGAAGAAAAAACTAGCAGTTCGCGGGGAAGACATCTCTGAACTGGACAAGTTCCCGGCATTAGATGAAAGACGCCGTGAATTATTGGCAAAAGTTGAGGTGCTGAAAGCGGAGCGTAACGAAGTATCTCAGAAAGTAGCAGAGATGAAGCGCAACAAAGAAGACGCAGACGAGTTGGTTTTGAAAATGCGCAAAGTTGGAGAAGACATTAAAGCGTATGATACAGAGCTAAACGAAATTGAAGAGCAATTGGATTACGTACTGATGCGTATTCCGAACATCCCTCACGAAAGTGTTCCTGTCGGTGACAGCGAAGACGATAACGTAGAGGTTCTTAAATGGGGAGAAACACCGGAGTTTTCGTTTGAACCGAAACCGCATTGGGAAATCGGTACGGATTTAAAAATTTTGGAATTTGAACGTGCCGGGAAAGTTACGGGAAGCCGTTTCGTATTTTACCGGGGCATGGGCGCACGTCTGGAGCGCGCACTTATTAACTTCATGATGGATCTTCATCAGGATGAGAATGGATATGAAGAAATGCTTCCGCCATACTTGGTGAATCGTGCAAGCTTGACAGGTACGGGCCAGTTGCCGAAATTTGAAGAGGATGCGTTCCTTGTTGAAAAAGAAGACTACTTCATGATTCCAACTTCTGAAGTGCCAGTAACGAACTTCTATCGGGATGAAATCCTGAATGCAGATATGCTTCCCAAAGCGTTTGCAGCATACAGCACAAACTTCCGCTCTGAAGCTGGTTCTGCAGGCCGTGATACACGCGGGCTGATCCGCCAGCATCAGTTCAACAAAGTGGAACTCGTTCGCTTTGTAAAGCCTGAGGACTCTTATGACGAGTTGGAGAAACTGACTGGACATGCGGAAAAAGTGCTTCAAATGCTTGAACTTCCATACCGGAAGTTGAAAATGTGTACTGCAGATCTTGGATTTACTGCGGCGAAAAAGTATGACTTGGAAGTATGGATCCCAGCACAAAATGCGTACCGTGAAATTTCTTCATGCTCTAACTTCGAAGACTTCCAAGCGCGTCGTGCCAACATCAGATTCCGTCGTGAAGCCAAAGGGAAGCCTGAGTATTTGCACACACTAAACGGCAGCGGACTTGCGATCGGCCGTACAGTTGCTGCGTTGCTTGAAAACAATCAGCAAGAAGATGGTTCAGTACTGATCCCTAAAGTATTGCGACCATATATGGGTGGAAAAGAATACATTACAGCTGCTGAATAA